The Bacteroidota bacterium genomic sequence AGGAAATGACGGTTCGGCATCTGCTTCGTCAAGCGGGGGGGTATCCGGATATAATTATACATGGCTGCCGGGTGGTACTACGGGTAATACAATAAGTGGGCTATCTGCCAGCACATACACCGTTCAGGTTACAGACGCGAATAATTGTGTGCAAACGGCCACATTTGTAATTAACCCGGCTATACAATTAGTGTCTTCAATTTTTGCCTCTTCAAATGTCAGTTGTTTTGGAGGTAACAATGGAACAGCTACGGTAAATGTATCCGGTGGAGCACCATTCTACAATTACAGTTGGTCACCTTTGGGTGGAAATGGACCTACAGGAGCCGGTTTGGCTGCCGGTTCATATACTGTAAATATTGTTGACAGTAAAGGTTGTACCTCATTCTCGTCAATCACCATCACCGAACCTACACAGGCACTTGCGGGAAATGGAACTTCTGTTTCTACAAGTTGTTTTGGAGGATCCGATGGTTCTGCATCTGTAACCCCGATCGGCGGAACTCCCGGATATGTTTATCAGTGGAATCCGGTTGGCGGAACAGGGCAAACAGCTTTGGGATTGACTGCAGGTAATTATACTGTTTTAGTTACGGATGCCAATGGTTGCCAAACAAGTGTGTTAACTTCCGTTTCACAACCCTCCTATTCGGTTACTGGAATTCTGGTGCCTGCTAATCCTTCCTGTGGTTTATCAAATGGTTCAATTTTATCCCAGATTTCCGGGGGTACAGGGCCTTACTCTTATTTATGGGCTCCGGGCTCATCCACAGGCGCGAGTATAAGTGGGCTAGGGCCGGGCAGTTATACATTACAGGTAACTGATGCAAGTTGTTCTGTAAAAGGCACTTTCACTATTACACTAAGCAATATTGCCGGTCCATCAGGTGTTGTTTCATTAGTAAAAAATGTTTCTTGTTTCGGAGGTAATGATGGAAGTGCAACTGTAAATGTAACACAGGGAACAGCTCCTTACCTTGTCAATTGGTTGCCTTATGGTGGTAATAAATTATCCGCGGCTTCTTTAATTGCAGGCATCTATACGGTTAATATAACGGACGCATTGGGTTGTACAGCTATAGCAACAACCACTATAACAGAGCCTGCTCCTGTAGTTGTTTCTGTTTCGTCAGCTACCTCTGTTTCGTGTAAAAATGGAAACAATGGATCAATTAAGCTTACTGCGGCCGGTGGAATGCCAATTTATAATTACTTATGGCAGCCATTGGTATCTTCTTCGGACATCGCAAATAGTCTAACTGCCGGAACCTACACTGTAATTGTTTCAGATCAAAACAATTGTTCCACGTCAATTGCAATAAAAATTACTGAACCTCCGATCATGTTATCATCAATTGGTTCCATTACAAATCCTACATGCAGCGGAGGCAATGGCAGTGCAACCGTTATATCAGCGGGAGGAACCACTCCCTATTCGTACATGTGGTCGACTGCGCCCGCTCAAACAGGAAATTCAGCAACATTAAGTGCAGGATCGTATACGGTTACAACTACTGACGCTAACGGATGTACAATAACCACAACTGCTGTAATCAGTGAGCCGGCACAAGTTATCACCACTGCCGGGCCAAATGATACGGTATGTATAGGGCAATCAATTAATCTTACTGCTACTGCTTCGGGTGGTGCGGGAAATTATCAGTATGTATGGCAACCTTCCGGTGCAATTAATGGTGGCACTTTGAATGTTACACCGTCTGTTAATACTACGTACACAGTAATTGCATATGATCAAAACGGTTGTGCCGGAACACCGGGCATAATTTCAGCAGCCGTGTATAGCTTAACACCTGGAAATGTTATGGCCATTGGATTTTCACCAATTTGCCCGGGGCAAAGTTCTACAGTTTATGTTCAAACTTAGGCACCGGGCCAGGAGCATTTCTGGTAACTCCAACCCAGCCAACAACCTATATTGTAACAGTTACTAATTTCTGTGGAATTTCTGTAACTTCCTCGACTAAAATTCTTTTCAATCCTCCTCCGACAATATCTCTTATGTCAGATACAAATCTCTCTTGTGTTCCTGCTGCAATTCAGTTTTTTGACAATTCTGTTACTGGCAATTTGGCTGATCCAATCACTTCATGGTATTGGAGCTTTGGCGATGGTACTTCTTCAACCTTATCCGATCCCAAACATGTTTATACACAATCCGGTGTTTATTTTGTTTCTTTAACTGTTACAACTTCCGGTGGATGTACGAATAATAATGGATCTGCTCCCATTGTTATTACCGCGTATCCCAGTCCGAAGGCTAATTTTACAACAAGTCCATCTGTAACTCCCATGCAGAGTAATAATCCAACTGTTGATTTCAAGAATACATCAACAGGTGCTATCAAGTATTTCTGGGATTTTGGTGATGGAATTACTTCTACTAACGTAGATCCTCAGCATCATTTTGGTATCACGGGAGTTTACACTATTACACTTATTTCTACTAATATATATGGCTGTACAGATACATTCCGTATTCGGACAAGTGGTGGTGGAGATATTTCCTTTCCTACAGCCTTTACTCCGAATCCGAATGGCCCTAACGGAGGATCATACAATTTATTTAATCTTGACAATGATGTGTTTTTTCCATTCGCAGCCGGGGTGGATGAATTTCGAATGCAGATTTTTAACCGATGGGGCGAGCTTATTTTTGAAACATTGGATATAAAGATTGGATGGGACGGCTATTACCGCGGTAAACTTTGTCAGCAAGATGTGTACGTGTGGAAGGCCAATGTAAAATTTAACGATGGAAGAAGTATTACCAGAGCGGGAGATGTTACCCTGCTTCGTTAACTGAAATGCCATGATGTTTAAAAGAAAATATTTATTTACACTCTTCCTTTCTGTGCTCATGGCAGGTTCATTAAGTTATGCGCAGAATTTGAAAAGAAAAGTAAAGAAATGCGTTCGTGACGCCGGGATTGCATTGGATAACAATGATTTCAGGAAAGCGCTCGAATTATATCAACACGCTTATCAGCTGGATCCAAAGAATGCCGTACTTGCATTTGATCTTGGATCCTGTATGTATAGTATCAGGCAGTATAAGCGTCAATCGCTGCCATATTTTGAACAAGCACGTAAAGCAAGGATTGAAGAAGCCAACTATTACCTGGGAAATTTGTATCATCTGTCTGGTAATTTTGAAGATGCGATTCACGCTTTTCAAGAATACAAAAATAGCATAGCCCAAAAAAAATTCTCCAACAAAGAAATTGATTTTCTTCTGATGAAGTGCAAAACGGCCATGGAGTTAATGCGTGCCCCTGTAAATGTGACTATCGAGAATATGGGTAATACCATTAATTCGGAATTTCCAGATTATGTTCCGCTCATTTCGGCTGATGAATCTGTTCTTATATTCACTTCCCGTAGAAAAGGAAGTACCGGTGGTTTGCTTGATCCGTTTGGGGAATATTTTGAAGACGTATATATTTCAACCAAAAAAGAAGGGAAGTGGTCTTTGCCACAAAACATCGGTGGTAATATTAATACACCTACCCATGATGCATGTGTTGGTCTTTCTGCAGATGGAGAAATGTTATTGCTTTACAGAACAAGTAAAGATTTGCTCTCAGGTGATTTATACTCTTCCGTTTTTAACGGAAAGGACTGGGCAATTCCACAGGAGTTGCCCAGTCCAATCAATACAAAGGATTATACTGAACCCAGCGCCTCATCATCGGCTGATGGACAAGTACTCTATTTTTCAAGTGATCGTCCGGGTGGATATGGGAAAAAGGATATTTACAGAGTGGCAAAACTTCCAAACGGCGGGTGGGGTAAGGTACTTAACCTGGGACCGACAATAAATACAGCCGAGGATGAAGATTCGCCTTTTATTCACCCCGGAGGAAAAACACTTTATTTCAGTTCCAAAGCGCATAGGAATATAGGGGGGTACGATATTTTCAAATCTACAGTAGATGGAGATGGGCTTTGGTCGGAACCCGAAAACCTGGGGTATCCTGTCAATACTCCTGATGATGACATATATTTTGTGCTTTCTGCAAGTGGGAAAACGGGGTATTATTCTTCTTTCAGGCAGGATGATTATGGTGGTTCAGATATTTATCTCATTCATTTTTCGGATAATGATCTTGGATTTAATGTTTTTAAAGGTAAAGTTGAAGGTTCCGCAGTTGCTGCTGATTCTACCGGTAAGCCTCTTGCTGCCCGGATTTATTTATACGATTCGAAGACAAATGCGTTGGAAGGAATATACAATACGAACACCTTAACAGGTAAATTCATCATGATTTTGAAATGGGATACAGAGTATACTATGCGGTGGGAATCAGAAGGGTACGTTTGATTTACGAACCTGGTTAATAGCAGTAAGATAGCGGAAATCAGTAAAATAATTTTACGTAAAACGGAGAAATAATTTAGATGAAAAAAATTATCTATACTTTTTTTCTTTTTTTTGCAAATTATTGCTTGCAAAATACAACTTGTTTTGCGCAGGCGTATCAGTTCACGCAGTTCTACGCATCGCCTACTTTTCTAAATCCGGCTTTTGTTGGATCCGGTAATGTATGCTCACGGATCACTACTAACTACCGGATTCAGTGGCCTTCAATACCCGGTGCTTTCAAAACCTATTTGCTGGCGTATGACCATAGTATTTCGAAAACGAACAGTGGTATTGGATTTATCTTCGCTAACGATAGGGCAGGAAGTGGCAACCTGCGTTCCACGAGTTTAGGCGCTCAGTATTCCTACCAGTTAACCCTTTCACGCAAGTGGGCATTCAATGCGGGATTTGAAGCCGGATATGCTATGCGCAATTATGATTTTAATAAATATGTTTTTGGGGACCAAATTGCTTATGGTACACCTACTTCAATTGAACAGTCAGGTAATGACCAGGTACAATATTTGGACTTTTCTTCGGGTTTTGTTTTATATTCTGAAAAAATATGGGCTGGTTTTTCTGCTCGTCATCTGAATCAGCCGAATCAAGCTCTTCAGGGTGGAATCTCCCGATTACCTGTACTGTATTCTGTGCATGGTGGATATGTAATCCCAATTGCAATAGATGGTGAAGATGGCGCCAGTAAGGGAAAAAATCATAGTGTAACAACAGCATTTAATTATCGGAGTGAAAACAAGTTTGACCAGGTCGATATAGGAGTTTATTACACGTATTACCGGCAACTCGTATTTGGGGTCTGGTACAGAGGGATTCCGCTTTTAAAAGCATATAAGCGGGGCTATCCGAATAACGATGCCATTGCCTTCCTTGTAGGTACAACAATTGACCGATTCAAGTTCGGATATAGTTACGATGTAACTATATCGTGGCTGGCTGGTTATACCGCGGGTGCGCATGAAATATCACTTTCGTACCAGTTTTGCCCAAGTAAGAAATTTAGAAAATCAGCAATTCCCTGCCCTAAATTCTAAATTGTTTCTATTGTTCAGAACAATTTTTGCGAAGTGTAAACATTAATTTGTCACCTACATTCCTTATTTTCTTAATCGCTATGCATTAGAATTTTTCTAATGTATAGTTTGGGATTAAAAAATATTGAGTCTGTGAATCTTCCATTTCGTATATTCGTGCAATATTTCCGTATTTTGACGGGAAGGGTGCCAAATTCTTAATAAAATGAAGGTAATTGATCATATAAAAAAGGCTAAATCAACCCTCTTTTCAATCGAGATATTGCCTCCGTTGAAGGGTAAAAGCATTCAGTCAATTTTCGATGGTATTGATCCTTTGCTGGAGTTTAAGCCCTCTTTCATTGATGTTACATATCACCGCGAGGAGTATTTTTATAAAAAACGTGAGGGCGGCTACCTGGAAAAGGTAAGTATTCGTAAACGGCCCGGTACTGTTGGCATCTGTGCCGCTATCATTAATAAATATAAAATCGATGTTGTACCACATATTATTTGCGGAGGTTTTACCCGTGAGGAAACTGAAAACGCCCTGATCGATCTTCACTTCTTAGGAATTGATAATGTACTTGCGTTACGTGGCGATGCCATTAAGTCAGAAGGCGCTTTTGTGCCTGAGCCTAACGGACACCATTATGCTTACGACCTGGTGAAACAGATCGTTACCATGAACAAAGGGCATTATCTTGAAGAAGATCTTGTAGATGTAGCGCCAACCGGTTTTTCCATTGGCGTAGCCGGCTATCCTGAAAAACATTTTGAAGCACCCAACCTTATCGCCGATCTGAAAAACCTGAAGCGCAAGGTTGATGCCGGGGCGGAATATGTTGTTACTCAAATGTTCTTCGACAATAAAAAATTCATTGAGTTTGTAAACAAATGCCGCGAGATGGATATTAATGTCCCCATTATTCCCGGCTTAAAAATACTGACCACAAAAAAACAGGCGACCATACTTCCTAAATTATTCAATATTGATATTCCCCAGGATTTCCTGGAGGAGATCGAGAACTCCAAGAGTGATGCCGAGGTAAAGGAAGTGGGTATCAGGTGGTGCATTGAGCAATCCAGGGAGCTGATAAAATTCGGTACACCCTGCCTTCATTTTTATACTATGGGCCAATCAGAGGCTACGCGCAGGGTGGCAAGTAATGTGTTTTAGTTGTAGCCCGGCCTGCGGGCAGTAATGATCTCGTCTCACCCACACTTTTTAACCCCGGTTTTCGTTTAAAATCCTAAATTTAGATACGTAATTCCGGATTTTGAAAAAGACTTTATTTCTGTTAATACTTTTGTTTGGCTTGCAATTAAATGCACAGCAGGTTTATACATTGGAAATAATATCTCCTGATAATGCCGGCCTGGTCAGAAAGATCAGTTATAAAAAAAACAATACCACCGAAACTGAACGTGAGAAGGAACTTCAAAATGTGCTGTTTACACTTTACGACAATGCTTATATCGCAGCTACATACGATAGTCTGAAATACGATTCATTAAATCTGAAGGCCTTTTTACATGTGGGTGAGCAGCACAAATGGGCACGGCTTTCCAAAGGAAATGCCGATGAAGCCATGTTAAGCGAGGTGGGTTTCCGGGAGAAAATCTATTTTAAAAAGAAGTTAAATTATAAAGAGGTTAAGCGGTTGTTGGAGAAGATTGTTTCTTACAATGAGAATAATGGTTATCCGTTCGTATCAGCAGGATTAGATAGCATTGTGATCGATGGTAACAGCATAGCCGCTCAACTTAAAGTCGATAGGAATAAATTGGTGAAGATCGACAGTATACTTATCAGGGGAAATGCAAACGTGGCGCCCGTGTATCTGCAAAGTTATATTGGTGTAAAAACAGGAAGTCTTTACAACGAATCGCGGATACGGAATATCAGTCCGCGGCTTAAAGAGTTAGCATTTGTCCGTGAGAAACAACCTTCCCGCATCTTGTTCACAAATAAAGAAACAAAACTTGTGCTTGAGCTCGAAAAGCGACGTGCCAGCCAGTTTGATGGAATCATTGGTTTTTTGCCGGATAATACTACCGGCAAACTTTTAATAACCGGCGATGTGCGGTTGAAGCTTCAGAATGCTTTTGGCCGCGGTGAACTTATTGATCTTAACTGGCGCAGCCTGAGATTGAATACGCAGGATTTGAAATTAAAATTAATCTACCCTTTTCTGTTCGCGACCCCATTTGGTATCGACTATGATCTTAAGCTTTATAAGCTTGATACAACCTATATTGATGTATACAACACAATAGGGCTGCAATACCTGATAAGCGGAGGAAATTATTTTAAAATTACTTATAGTAACAAAACATCACGTTTGCTTTCAACCAAGGGGCTTGAATTTGTAACAACTTTACCTGTTTTCGCCGATATATCAACCAACGCGTATGGACTGGGGATTAAATTTGAAAAGCTCGATTATCGTTTTAATCCGCGCAAAGGGTACAGTATAGCAATGAGTACATCTGTTGGTTCCAAAACTATTTCTAAAAATCCAAAGCTTAATTCCGTTGTTTACGATAAACTTGAGTTAAAAACGGTGCAGTACGCTGGTGAGGCCAACGTCGCGGTATACATCCCTATTGTAGGCCGGAGTATAATTAAGTTTGGAATGCAATCAGCTTACATTGCCGGGCCGGGTTTGTTCCAGAATGAGTTGTATCGCATAGGAGGATTAAAAACATTGCGTGGCTTTGATGAAGAGTCGATACGTGCATCAGCATACGTGATCGGAACTGTTGAGTATAGATTTTTGTTGGAACAAAATTCATATTTCCACTTATTTTACGACGGATCATATTATGAAAACAATACTTTAGGCATGGCCGTATACGATACCCCTTATGGTTTTGGCGCAGGTGTGAGTTTTGAAACCAAGGCTGGTATTTTTTCACTTGATTACGCATTGGGGAGTCAATCCGGTAATCCTATATATTTAAAATCCGGAAAAATTCATTTCGGGATCGTTAGCTATTTCTGAGTCTTCGACGGGCTCAAACGGACAGGACTTTTGACAGGCTCGAATAGAATGAATATTGAGCATGGGGTCACTTCGAGCTTCGTCGAGAAGTGTGGGCGGCAGCTATTTTTTTGACTTGGATTTTCATAATCCGGGCAACAAATCAAGTCGACCATTTATTAATGCTTCTTTCTTTTTACTCGACCATTTTTTTAGTCGTTTTTCGAAAGCAATAGCTTCAAGGGGGGTGTTAAATGTTGTGTAGTAAACAAGCTTTAAAGGTCTTCTCCGGAATGTGTACGATTCTGTATTAATACCTGTTTGGTGTTCGATAAATCACCTTTCTATATTATTAGTTACTCCGGTATAATAGGTGCCATCTGAACAATGAAGAAGATATACGTACATCGTTTTCATTTTACGAATATAATGGAATTGCGCCATCGCCCTTCTCGACCATGCTCGAAGTGACCGCCCCGCAGACATATTATATTGTAAACTCATTAAAATTCACTTTTTTATTATTATATATTTTTTAACGATTACTTTTGTTAAACAAATAAAGAAAACCCATGAGCTTCATCAAAGAATTTAAAGAATTCACCATGCGCGGCAACGTTGTTGACCTTGCAGTAGGTGTGGTTATTGGTGGTGCTTTTGGCGCTATCATTACTTCATTGGTTGCTGATATAATTATGCCGGTCATAGGAATACTTACAGGTGGAATTGATTTCACAGGTTTAAGCGTTAAGATCGGTAATGCTACAATCGCTTACGGAAAATTCATCCAGGCCATATTTGTATTTACGATCGTTGCTTTTTGCCTGTTCCTGGTAATTAAAACAATGAATGCCGCAAAAAAGAAAGAGGCTGAAGTGCCTGCTGCTCCTCTGGCTCTCACTAAAGAAGAACAGCTGCTCACAGAGATACGGGATCTGCTTAAAAAATGACGATAACCATATTTGAAAAATGCTAAAAATAATCTCCTGATTATTCTTACGCTTGTTGTTAAAATGGCAAGTGCGCAGGATGCCGCTAAAATTGACACCTCCTGGAAAAAGGGAGGTTTTGTTTCAATCAGCTTTAACCAGGTGTCCCTTACCAACTGGGCCGCCGGTGGTGAAAATGCTTTGTCCGGTACATTTATCGGTAGCTTTTTTGCCAACTACAAAAAGGAAAAGGCCACATGGGATAATTCGTTTGATATCGGGTATGGACTCCTTAAATCGGGCACGGCTGATCTGCGAAAGAATGAAGATAAAATGGAGCTGAATTCTAAATTCGGCCATCTGGCAAAAGGTAAATTTTATTACAGCGCACTTATTAATTTAAAAT encodes the following:
- a CDS encoding SprB repeat-containing protein, with the protein product SCNGGSNGSATVIAAGGTTPYTYSWSPSGGVNSMATGLTAGTYTVTVLDANGCQAFTTAPAITQPALIVITTAASGVSCFGGNDGSASASSSGGVSGYNYTWLPGGTTGNTISGLSASTYTVQVTDANNCVQTATFVINPAIQLVSSIFASSNVSCFGGNNGTATVNVSGGAPFYNYSWSPLGGNGPTGAGLAAGSYTVNIVDSKGCTSFSSITITEPTQALAGNGTSVSTSCFGGSDGSASVTPIGGTPGYVYQWNPVGGTGQTALGLTAGNYTVLVTDANGCQTSVLTSVSQPSYSVTGILVPANPSCGLSNGSILSQISGGTGPYSYLWAPGSSTGASISGLGPGSYTLQVTDASCSVKGTFTITLSNIAGPSGVVSLVKNVSCFGGNDGSATVNVTQGTAPYLVNWLPYGGNKLSAASLIAGIYTVNITDALGCTAIATTTITEPAPVVVSVSSATSVSCKNGNNGSIKLTAAGGMPIYNYLWQPLVSSSDIANSLTAGTYTVIVSDQNNCSTSIAIKITEPPIMLSSIGSITNPTCSGGNGSATVISAGGTTPYSYMWSTAPAQTGNSATLSAGSYTVTTTDANGCTITTTAVISEPAQVITTAGPNDTVCIGQSINLTATASGGAGNYQYVWQPSGAINGGTLNVTPSVNTTYTVIAYDQNGCAGTPGIISAAVYSLTPGNVMAIGFSPICPGQSSTVYVQT
- a CDS encoding PKD domain-containing protein translates to MSDTNLSCVPAAIQFFDNSVTGNLADPITSWYWSFGDGTSSTLSDPKHVYTQSGVYFVSLTVTTSGGCTNNNGSAPIVITAYPSPKANFTTSPSVTPMQSNNPTVDFKNTSTGAIKYFWDFGDGITSTNVDPQHHFGITGVYTITLISTNIYGCTDTFRIRTSGGGDISFPTAFTPNPNGPNGGSYNLFNLDNDVFFPFAAGVDEFRMQIFNRWGELIFETLDIKIGWDGYYRGKLCQQDVYVWKANVKFNDGRSITRAGDVTLLR
- a CDS encoding PD40 domain-containing protein, producing MMFKRKYLFTLFLSVLMAGSLSYAQNLKRKVKKCVRDAGIALDNNDFRKALELYQHAYQLDPKNAVLAFDLGSCMYSIRQYKRQSLPYFEQARKARIEEANYYLGNLYHLSGNFEDAIHAFQEYKNSIAQKKFSNKEIDFLLMKCKTAMELMRAPVNVTIENMGNTINSEFPDYVPLISADESVLIFTSRRKGSTGGLLDPFGEYFEDVYISTKKEGKWSLPQNIGGNINTPTHDACVGLSADGEMLLLYRTSKDLLSGDLYSSVFNGKDWAIPQELPSPINTKDYTEPSASSSADGQVLYFSSDRPGGYGKKDIYRVAKLPNGGWGKVLNLGPTINTAEDEDSPFIHPGGKTLYFSSKAHRNIGGYDIFKSTVDGDGLWSEPENLGYPVNTPDDDIYFVLSASGKTGYYSSFRQDDYGGSDIYLIHFSDNDLGFNVFKGKVEGSAVAADSTGKPLAARIYLYDSKTNALEGIYNTNTLTGKFIMILKWDTEYTMRWESEGYV
- a CDS encoding type IX secretion system membrane protein PorP/SprF; the protein is MKKIIYTFFLFFANYCLQNTTCFAQAYQFTQFYASPTFLNPAFVGSGNVCSRITTNYRIQWPSIPGAFKTYLLAYDHSISKTNSGIGFIFANDRAGSGNLRSTSLGAQYSYQLTLSRKWAFNAGFEAGYAMRNYDFNKYVFGDQIAYGTPTSIEQSGNDQVQYLDFSSGFVLYSEKIWAGFSARHLNQPNQALQGGISRLPVLYSVHGGYVIPIAIDGEDGASKGKNHSVTTAFNYRSENKFDQVDIGVYYTYYRQLVFGVWYRGIPLLKAYKRGYPNNDAIAFLVGTTIDRFKFGYSYDVTISWLAGYTAGAHEISLSYQFCPSKKFRKSAIPCPKF
- the metF gene encoding methylenetetrahydrofolate reductase [NAD(P)H]; amino-acid sequence: MKVIDHIKKAKSTLFSIEILPPLKGKSIQSIFDGIDPLLEFKPSFIDVTYHREEYFYKKREGGYLEKVSIRKRPGTVGICAAIINKYKIDVVPHIICGGFTREETENALIDLHFLGIDNVLALRGDAIKSEGAFVPEPNGHHYAYDLVKQIVTMNKGHYLEEDLVDVAPTGFSIGVAGYPEKHFEAPNLIADLKNLKRKVDAGAEYVVTQMFFDNKKFIEFVNKCREMDINVPIIPGLKILTTKKQATILPKLFNIDIPQDFLEEIENSKSDAEVKEVGIRWCIEQSRELIKFGTPCLHFYTMGQSEATRRVASNVF
- a CDS encoding BamA/TamA family outer membrane protein, giving the protein MKKTLFLLILLFGLQLNAQQVYTLEIISPDNAGLVRKISYKKNNTTETEREKELQNVLFTLYDNAYIAATYDSLKYDSLNLKAFLHVGEQHKWARLSKGNADEAMLSEVGFREKIYFKKKLNYKEVKRLLEKIVSYNENNGYPFVSAGLDSIVIDGNSIAAQLKVDRNKLVKIDSILIRGNANVAPVYLQSYIGVKTGSLYNESRIRNISPRLKELAFVREKQPSRILFTNKETKLVLELEKRRASQFDGIIGFLPDNTTGKLLITGDVRLKLQNAFGRGELIDLNWRSLRLNTQDLKLKLIYPFLFATPFGIDYDLKLYKLDTTYIDVYNTIGLQYLISGGNYFKITYSNKTSRLLSTKGLEFVTTLPVFADISTNAYGLGIKFEKLDYRFNPRKGYSIAMSTSVGSKTISKNPKLNSVVYDKLELKTVQYAGEANVAVYIPIVGRSIIKFGMQSAYIAGPGLFQNELYRIGGLKTLRGFDEESIRASAYVIGTVEYRFLLEQNSYFHLFYDGSYYENNTLGMAVYDTPYGFGAGVSFETKAGIFSLDYALGSQSGNPIYLKSGKIHFGIVSYF
- the mscL gene encoding large-conductance mechanosensitive channel protein MscL gives rise to the protein MSFIKEFKEFTMRGNVVDLAVGVVIGGAFGAIITSLVADIIMPVIGILTGGIDFTGLSVKIGNATIAYGKFIQAIFVFTIVAFCLFLVIKTMNAAKKKEAEVPAAPLALTKEEQLLTEIRDLLKK